From a region of the Pseudomonas fulva 12-X genome:
- a CDS encoding HDOD domain-containing protein, which yields MAEAVPAPEVLIADTDPWTADLLEQLVLDVRCDAVVIRVADGQAAMARCKRRLPELVIADSELPGVDGLELLRQLRRHPRTPALPFILISGRLDANSVRAAKPLAPTAYLAKPFNAEALRKRLASLLLADGEELLCPIRPLLVNRLEDYLDAMREEGQGAPLLASVRDSVSQYLNSSEPSLRELEQVFARDPQITACLIAAANSAAHHNGSPCQTLAQALPRLGVARTLNLVLGLSVQRNARLSDPRLAERGVRTWGAAQRSAEVAHWLASELSLDAELCYTAGLLHNIGELALLRCMQDWQDAGGSLSDAQIDQAIGQRAAGFGSALRIRWRLPFGLRELVAAYYSLNSGVFSREALVLNLAGQVLALEQSQRPREQLRDARCVRLLRIDPGLLERLPAQASAA from the coding sequence ATGGCTGAAGCGGTGCCCGCTCCAGAAGTGCTGATCGCCGATACCGACCCCTGGACGGCGGATCTGCTCGAACAACTGGTGCTCGACGTGCGGTGCGACGCCGTGGTGATTCGCGTCGCCGATGGCCAGGCGGCCATGGCGCGCTGCAAGCGCCGCCTGCCGGAGCTGGTGATCGCCGACAGCGAACTGCCGGGCGTAGATGGCCTTGAGCTGCTGCGCCAGCTACGTCGTCACCCGCGTACACCGGCGCTGCCGTTCATCCTGATCAGCGGGCGCCTGGATGCCAACAGCGTGCGCGCCGCCAAGCCGCTGGCACCTACCGCCTACCTGGCCAAGCCCTTCAATGCCGAGGCGCTGCGCAAGCGCTTGGCCAGCCTGCTGCTCGCCGACGGGGAAGAATTGCTGTGCCCGATTCGCCCGCTGCTGGTGAACCGGCTGGAGGATTACCTGGACGCCATGCGTGAAGAAGGCCAGGGCGCGCCGCTGCTGGCCTCGGTGCGCGACTCGGTCAGCCAGTACCTGAACAGCAGCGAGCCGAGCCTGCGCGAGCTGGAGCAGGTGTTCGCCCGCGACCCGCAGATCACCGCCTGCCTGATCGCCGCGGCCAACAGCGCTGCCCATCACAACGGCTCGCCCTGTCAGACCCTGGCCCAGGCATTGCCGCGCCTGGGCGTGGCACGCACCCTGAACCTGGTGCTGGGGCTTTCCGTGCAGCGCAATGCGCGGCTCAGCGACCCGCGTCTGGCCGAGCGCGGCGTGCGTACCTGGGGGGCGGCCCAGCGCAGCGCCGAGGTCGCCCATTGGCTGGCCAGCGAGCTGTCGCTGGATGCCGAGCTCTGCTACACCGCCGGCCTGCTGCACAACATAGGTGAGCTGGCCTTGCTGCGCTGCATGCAGGACTGGCAGGACGCCGGCGGCAGCCTGAGCGACGCGCAGATCGACCAGGCCATCGGCCAGCGTGCTGCCGGTTTCGGTTCGGCCTTGCGCATCCGCTGGCGCCTGCCGTTCGGCCTGCGTGAGTTGGTGGCCGCCTATTACAGCCTGAACAGCGGCGTGTTTTCCCGTGAGGCGCTAGTTCTCAATCTGGCCGGGCAGGTGCTGGCTCTCGAGCAATCGCAACGCCCCAGAGAGCAGCTTCGCGATGCCCGCTGCGTGCGCCTGCTGCGCATCGATCCGGGTCTGCTGGAGCGTTTGCCGGCGCAGGCTTCGGCGGCCTGA
- a CDS encoding FAD-dependent oxidoreductase, protein MTDYDLLLVGAGPAHLGVLRRWALIERPAGRIALVASAEHTWHVGMLPGLVGGRYSPDDCQIGLRDLCLAAKVELIVAPVAALDAATRQLTLEDGRVLQGNWLSLNVGDRVACPPREGEAMDVLAVKPVDHFITGWQAWQRDPQPLAILGGGVAGVEMALALADQVPQLALFCGEPLLAGHCAGLRMRAWGHLRMRRVQVREHCPISRIAGDCLISGETSVWSGGRLLLASGAQALPWIATSGLSCDGDGFVHTAPTLQSHSHPQVFAVGDCANLPGVRKSGLYSMRQVPVLAANLAAALRGGALRDYKARGQRPLLLASGDGGALLGWRQWSAGGQLYGRCKDYFDRAFVKRHRLER, encoded by the coding sequence ATGACTGACTACGATCTGTTGCTGGTAGGCGCAGGCCCGGCCCATCTCGGTGTTCTGCGGCGCTGGGCGCTGATCGAGCGGCCGGCGGGTCGTATCGCCCTGGTGGCCAGTGCCGAGCACACCTGGCACGTCGGCATGCTGCCCGGGCTGGTTGGCGGTCGTTATTCACCCGATGATTGTCAGATCGGCCTGAGAGACCTATGCCTGGCAGCGAAGGTTGAGCTGATCGTCGCGCCGGTGGCCGCGTTGGACGCCGCGACACGTCAGCTGACGCTGGAAGATGGCCGCGTATTGCAGGGCAACTGGCTGTCGCTCAACGTCGGTGACCGGGTCGCCTGTCCACCACGCGAGGGCGAGGCAATGGACGTGCTGGCGGTGAAACCCGTGGATCACTTCATCACCGGCTGGCAGGCCTGGCAGCGCGACCCGCAGCCGCTGGCGATTCTCGGCGGCGGCGTGGCGGGTGTGGAGATGGCCCTGGCGCTCGCCGATCAGGTGCCACAGCTGGCGCTGTTCTGCGGCGAGCCGCTGTTGGCCGGCCACTGCGCCGGGTTGCGCATGCGCGCCTGGGGCCATCTGCGCATGCGCCGCGTGCAGGTGCGCGAGCATTGCCCGATCAGCCGCATCGCCGGCGATTGTCTGATCAGTGGTGAGACTTCCGTGTGGAGCGGTGGTCGCCTGCTGCTGGCCAGCGGTGCCCAGGCGTTGCCGTGGATCGCCACCAGTGGCCTGAGCTGCGATGGCGACGGTTTCGTGCACACCGCGCCGACCCTGCAAAGCCATTCCCACCCGCAGGTGTTCGCCGTCGGCGATTGCGCCAACCTGCCCGGCGTGCGCAAAAGCGGGCTGTACTCGATGCGCCAGGTGCCGGTGCTGGCCGCCAATCTGGCGGCGGCTCTACGCGGCGGCGCGCTGCGCGATTACAAAGCCCGTGGCCAGCGCCCATTGCTGCTGGCCAGCGGCGACGGTGGCGCACTGCTGGGCTGGCGGCAATGGAGTGCCGGCGGCCAGCTGTACGGACGCTGCAAGGATTACTTCGACCGCGCCTTCGTCAAGCGCCACCGCCTCGAACGCTGA
- a CDS encoding methyl-accepting chemotaxis protein yields the protein MTRDRLAPALHLLGLLALLVVWQQVQLPVYIAVIALLALALWPWFGPWRRPAAAALTAAPATSLDALSQSLSQHTCHNALSAAQVAFTVQQLSGKLQSQLAAVEQISEGAHAVTRTEQSNAERAGQTLGAAQTVRASSATGQSELQQAIARMQQLSTQAAASRELIDGLGARTEQIEQVTQVIQSIASQTNLLALNAAIEAARAGEQGRGFAVVADEVRNLAGRTASATGEVGQMVADIRQQSAAVVSHIQQQAEELEAAARQIEFTGEQLRGIADLAADVDAQVEQISAGTASNHNHLAELLVAVEQLRGDVRSSEDQTRQLGKAAEQLVGQAESVSEQLASVGLDDYHQRIYDLALEGAAAIGRQFEADIQAGRISLADLFDRQYQPIPDTFPAKFRTRFDSYADGVLPAIQEPLLKRHEGLVFAIATTPEGYVPTHNQAFNHPPTGDRAVDTVKSRSKRLFNDRTGIRCGSHQQRVLLQTYMRDTGELMHDLSVPIHVQGKHWGGLRLGYKPEP from the coding sequence ATGACTCGTGATCGGCTCGCGCCGGCCTTGCACCTGCTCGGCCTGCTGGCCCTGCTGGTGGTTTGGCAGCAGGTGCAGCTGCCGGTTTATATCGCCGTTATCGCCCTGCTGGCCCTGGCGCTGTGGCCCTGGTTCGGCCCCTGGCGTCGCCCGGCTGCAGCGGCGCTTACCGCCGCCCCTGCGACCTCACTGGATGCACTGAGCCAGAGCCTGTCGCAACACACCTGCCATAACGCGCTCTCCGCCGCCCAGGTGGCGTTCACCGTGCAGCAGCTGAGCGGCAAATTGCAGTCGCAGCTGGCGGCGGTCGAGCAGATCAGTGAAGGCGCCCATGCGGTGACTCGCACCGAGCAGAGCAACGCCGAACGCGCCGGCCAGACCTTGGGCGCCGCGCAGACCGTGCGTGCCAGCAGCGCCACAGGGCAGAGCGAGCTGCAGCAGGCTATCGCGCGCATGCAGCAGCTCAGCACCCAGGCCGCCGCCAGCCGCGAACTGATCGACGGTCTTGGCGCGCGGACCGAGCAAATCGAACAGGTCACGCAGGTGATCCAGTCCATCGCCAGCCAGACCAACCTGCTGGCGCTCAACGCCGCCATCGAGGCCGCGCGCGCTGGCGAGCAGGGCCGTGGCTTCGCGGTGGTCGCCGATGAAGTACGCAACCTGGCCGGGCGGACCGCCAGTGCTACCGGCGAGGTGGGGCAGATGGTCGCCGATATCCGCCAGCAGAGCGCCGCGGTGGTCAGCCATATCCAGCAGCAGGCCGAGGAGCTGGAAGCCGCCGCCCGGCAGATCGAATTCACCGGCGAGCAGCTGCGTGGCATCGCCGACCTGGCCGCCGATGTCGATGCTCAGGTCGAGCAGATCAGCGCTGGCACGGCGAGCAACCACAATCACCTGGCCGAGTTGCTGGTGGCGGTCGAGCAATTGCGCGGCGACGTGCGCAGCAGCGAAGATCAGACCCGCCAGCTGGGCAAGGCCGCCGAGCAACTAGTCGGCCAGGCGGAAAGCGTCAGCGAGCAGCTGGCCAGCGTCGGGCTCGACGACTACCACCAGCGCATCTACGACCTGGCACTGGAGGGTGCCGCCGCGATAGGCCGGCAGTTCGAGGCCGACATCCAGGCCGGGCGCATCAGCCTCGCGGATCTGTTCGACCGCCAGTACCAGCCGATCCCCGATACTTTCCCGGCAAAGTTCCGCACACGCTTCGACAGCTACGCCGATGGCGTGCTGCCGGCCATTCAGGAACCGCTGCTCAAGCGCCACGAAGGCCTGGTGTTCGCCATCGCCACCACGCCGGAAGGTTACGTGCCGACCCACAACCAGGCCTTCAACCACCCGCCCACCGGCGACCGCGCCGTGGACACCGTGAAGAGCCGCAGCAAGCGGCTGTTCAACGACCGCACCGGCATTCGCTGCGGCAGCCACCAACAGCGCGTGCTGCTGCAGACCTACATGCGCGACACCGGCGAACTGATGCACGACCTGTCGGTGCCGATCCATGTGCAGGGCAAGCATTGGGGCGGCTTGCGGTTGGGTTACAAGCCGGAGCCGTGA
- a CDS encoding glutamine synthetase family protein, with the protein MTTFAAVQEAQGFLAANPDIELIELFILDANGVPRGKLLHREELLALYQSGRPLPSTMLGLSIQGEDVEDTGLVWDVGDIDCRAYPLPGSLVRLPWRQIPTAAVQVSMHPSEGLPATPADPRQLLVRVIEQLEAEGYHPVMACELEFYLLDQKRDAQGRPQPALDADGSRPRQTQVYGLRELEQLEPFLKDLYAACKAQGIPARTAISEYAPGQVEITLEHGPALAAMDQAVRYKRLVKGVAHAHGMQACFMAKPFAEIAGTGMHMHVSLADAQGENLFASEDPAGTPLLRQAVGGMLASLLDSLLLFCPNANSYRRFQANSYAPLAPTWGVDNRTVSLRVPGGPANTRHIEHRICGADANPYLAAAAILAGIHRGIREALDPGAPVEGNGYAQATEHLPTQWSAAIQALEHSEWAREAFGEAFLKVYLAIKRAEYRQFMGEVGEQDWRWYLSNA; encoded by the coding sequence ATGACGACTTTCGCAGCTGTGCAGGAAGCCCAGGGTTTCCTGGCCGCTAACCCCGATATCGAATTGATCGAACTGTTCATCCTCGATGCCAATGGCGTGCCGCGCGGCAAGCTGTTGCACCGTGAGGAACTGCTGGCGCTGTACCAGAGCGGGCGGCCGCTGCCGAGCACCATGCTCGGTTTGTCCATCCAGGGCGAGGACGTCGAGGACACCGGCCTGGTCTGGGACGTCGGCGACATCGACTGCCGTGCCTACCCGTTGCCCGGCAGCCTGGTGCGCCTGCCCTGGCGGCAGATTCCCACCGCCGCCGTGCAGGTGTCGATGCACCCCAGCGAAGGCCTGCCGGCCACCCCCGCCGACCCGCGGCAGTTGCTGGTCCGCGTGATCGAGCAGCTCGAAGCCGAGGGTTATCATCCAGTGATGGCTTGCGAGCTGGAGTTCTACCTGCTCGACCAGAAACGCGACGCCCAGGGGCGCCCGCAGCCAGCGCTGGACGCCGACGGTAGTCGTCCGCGGCAGACCCAGGTTTACGGCTTGCGCGAGCTGGAGCAGCTCGAGCCGTTTCTCAAGGATCTTTACGCGGCCTGCAAGGCCCAGGGCATCCCGGCACGCACGGCGATTTCCGAGTACGCCCCCGGCCAGGTGGAGATCACCCTGGAGCACGGCCCGGCACTCGCGGCCATGGACCAAGCGGTGCGCTACAAGCGCCTGGTCAAGGGCGTGGCCCATGCCCACGGCATGCAGGCATGCTTCATGGCCAAGCCGTTCGCCGAGATCGCCGGCACCGGCATGCACATGCACGTGAGCCTCGCAGACGCACAAGGCGAGAATCTGTTTGCCAGCGAGGATCCGGCCGGCACGCCGCTGTTGCGTCAGGCGGTCGGCGGCATGCTCGCCAGCCTGCTCGATTCGCTGCTGCTGTTCTGCCCCAACGCCAATTCCTACCGACGCTTCCAGGCCAACAGCTATGCGCCGCTGGCGCCCACCTGGGGTGTGGATAACCGTACCGTCAGCTTGCGCGTGCCCGGTGGCCCTGCGAATACCCGGCACATCGAGCACCGCATCTGCGGCGCCGATGCCAACCCCTATCTTGCCGCCGCGGCGATTCTGGCCGGGATTCACCGAGGCATCCGCGAAGCGCTGGATCCCGGGGCGCCGGTCGAGGGCAACGGCTACGCCCAGGCCACCGAGCACCTGCCTACCCAGTGGTCGGCGGCGATTCAGGCGCTGGAGCACTCCGAGTGGGCCCGCGAGGCCTTTGGCGAGGCGTTTCTCAAGGTGTACCTGGCGATCAAGCGCGCCGAATACCGCCAGTTCATGGGTGAGGTCGGTGAACAGGATTGGCGCTGGTACCTGAGCAACGCCTAA